One window of the Carnobacterium maltaromaticum DSM 20342 genome contains the following:
- the leuS gene encoding leucine--tRNA ligase translates to MSYNHKTIEKKWQKYWAAHNSFNTTEDPKKENFYALDMFPYPSGQGLHVGHPEGYTATDILARMKRSQGYNVLHPMGWDAFGLPAEQYALDTGNDPAEFTEHNIGTFRRQINSLGFSYDWNREINTTDPHYYKWTQWIFTKLYEKGLAYEAEVAVNWCPALGTVLANEEVIDGKSERGGFPVYRKPMKQWMLKITAYAERLLDDLETVDWPESIKDMQRNWIGKSVGANVTFKIKDRSEDFTVFTTRPDTLFGATYAVLAPELDLVKEITTPEQKEAVEAYITEVSLKTDLDRTDLAKSKTGVFTGAYAVNPVNGQEIPIWIADYVLATYGTGAIMAVPAHDERDYEFAKTFNLTIIPVLEGGNVAEEPYTGDGVHVNSGFLDGLDKETAIEVMNKWLEENGHGKKEITYRLRDWLFSRQRYWGEPIPVIHWEDGTTTALPESELPLLLPKTDEIKPSGTGESPLANISEWVNVVDPETGMKGRRETNTMPQWAGSSWYFLRFIDPHNKNEIASKEKLEKWLPVDIYIGGAEHAVLHLLYARFWHKFLYDIGVVPTKEPFQKLYNQGMILGENNEKMSKSKGNVVNPDDVVEKFGADTLRMYEMFMGPLDSAIAWSENGLEGSRKFLDRVWRLVVDEEGKLRDRITTINNGKLDRVYHQTVKKVTEDYQSLHFNTAISQMMVFVNEAYKTDALPIEYVAGLVQLLAPIAPHVSEELWEKLGNESSLTYVSWPTYDESFLVESEVEVIFQVNGKVKAKAMVPKDIAKDDMETLATENEAIKEALVGKTVRKVIVVPGKLVNIVAN, encoded by the coding sequence ATGAGTTATAATCACAAAACGATTGAAAAAAAATGGCAAAAATATTGGGCAGCCCATAATAGCTTCAATACAACTGAAGATCCAAAAAAAGAGAATTTTTATGCACTAGATATGTTCCCTTACCCATCTGGCCAAGGCTTGCATGTCGGACATCCAGAAGGCTATACAGCGACGGATATTTTAGCAAGAATGAAACGTTCACAAGGCTATAATGTCTTACATCCAATGGGATGGGATGCTTTTGGCTTGCCAGCTGAGCAATATGCTTTAGATACAGGTAATGATCCAGCTGAATTTACAGAGCACAATATTGGAACGTTTCGTCGTCAAATTAATTCACTAGGATTTAGTTATGATTGGAATCGCGAAATCAATACAACAGATCCTCATTATTATAAATGGACTCAATGGATTTTTACTAAACTTTATGAAAAAGGTTTGGCTTATGAAGCTGAAGTTGCCGTTAACTGGTGTCCAGCATTGGGAACCGTTTTAGCAAATGAAGAAGTCATTGATGGCAAAAGTGAACGTGGAGGATTCCCAGTTTACCGTAAACCAATGAAACAATGGATGCTTAAAATTACGGCATACGCAGAACGCTTACTAGACGATTTAGAGACTGTAGATTGGCCTGAAAGCATTAAAGATATGCAACGAAATTGGATTGGTAAGTCAGTTGGTGCAAATGTAACCTTTAAAATTAAAGATAGATCTGAAGATTTTACTGTTTTTACAACACGCCCAGATACTTTGTTCGGAGCGACTTATGCTGTGCTAGCTCCAGAGTTAGATTTGGTTAAAGAAATCACAACTCCTGAACAAAAAGAAGCTGTTGAAGCGTATATTACTGAAGTTAGTTTAAAAACAGATTTGGATCGAACTGATTTAGCAAAATCGAAAACGGGTGTCTTTACAGGTGCTTATGCTGTAAATCCAGTTAATGGTCAAGAGATTCCAATTTGGATTGCAGACTATGTATTGGCGACCTATGGTACTGGTGCGATTATGGCCGTTCCAGCTCATGATGAACGCGATTATGAATTTGCAAAAACCTTCAATTTAACTATTATCCCTGTTTTAGAAGGTGGAAATGTTGCTGAAGAACCTTATACTGGTGATGGAGTCCATGTTAATTCTGGATTTTTAGATGGGTTAGATAAAGAAACAGCGATTGAAGTCATGAATAAATGGTTAGAAGAAAACGGTCATGGCAAGAAAGAAATCACGTATCGTCTACGCGATTGGCTGTTTTCTCGTCAACGTTATTGGGGTGAACCAATTCCAGTTATTCATTGGGAAGATGGTACAACAACGGCACTTCCAGAATCAGAATTGCCATTGTTATTGCCTAAAACAGATGAAATTAAACCTAGTGGTACAGGTGAGTCTCCGTTAGCGAACATTTCAGAATGGGTGAATGTAGTAGATCCTGAAACGGGAATGAAAGGGCGTCGTGAAACGAATACAATGCCACAATGGGCGGGTAGCTCATGGTATTTCTTACGCTTTATCGATCCTCACAATAAGAATGAAATTGCCAGTAAAGAAAAATTAGAAAAATGGTTGCCTGTTGATATTTATATTGGTGGAGCAGAACATGCGGTTCTTCATTTACTTTATGCACGTTTCTGGCATAAATTTTTGTATGATATCGGTGTAGTTCCAACCAAAGAACCATTCCAAAAATTATACAATCAAGGAATGATTCTTGGTGAAAATAATGAGAAGATGTCTAAATCAAAAGGCAATGTTGTGAACCCTGATGATGTTGTTGAAAAATTTGGTGCTGATACATTACGTATGTACGAAATGTTCATGGGACCTTTAGATTCAGCTATTGCTTGGAGCGAAAATGGGCTTGAAGGAAGTCGTAAATTCTTGGACCGTGTTTGGCGCTTGGTTGTTGATGAAGAAGGCAAACTACGTGATCGCATTACAACCATTAATAATGGTAAACTTGATCGAGTGTATCACCAAACTGTGAAAAAAGTGACGGAAGATTATCAAAGCTTACATTTTAATACGGCTATCTCTCAAATGATGGTATTTGTCAATGAAGCCTATAAAACAGATGCTTTGCCAATTGAGTATGTAGCTGGATTAGTTCAATTATTAGCTCCAATTGCGCCACATGTTTCTGAAGAACTATGGGAAAAATTAGGAAATGAAAGTAGCTTAACATATGTTAGCTGGCCAACTTATGATGAAAGTTTCCTAGTTGAATCTGAAGTTGAAGTTATTTTCCAAGTCAACGGCAAAGTAAAAGCCAAAGCAATGGTTCCAAAAGACATTGCAAAAGACGATATGGAAACATTAGCGACAGAAAATGAAGCGATAAAAGAAGCGCTTGTTGGTAAAACTGTTCGCAAAGTAATTGTAGTACCTGGAAAATTAGTTAATATTGTTGCAAATTAA
- the fumC gene encoding class II fumarate hydratase, protein MPDTHQQYRIEKDSLGEIKVANDKFWGAQTERSLANFKIGTEKIPASVILAFAQLKRATAIVNEQNKTLDPQIKEAIVAATDAILTGEYMEHFPLVTWQTGSGTQSNMNMNEVIAHLANQQSEGTKLTIHPNDHVNMSQSSNDTFPTAMNIAAYDAVISELIPECKKMIEVLEEKIEAYQNLVKIGRTHLQDATPLTFGQEISGWKTMIERGLHFIETSSQSILELAIGGTAVGTGLNAPAGFGEAVANELSLAMGHPFKSAPNKFYALTSHSDLSYTHGAIRSLASDLMKIANDVRWLASGPRSGIGEITIPANEPGSSIMPGKINPTQSEALTMVVAQVMGNDVTINVAASQGNFELNVYKPVIILNFLQSVNLLSDAMRSFRLNCLVGLEANEAAMGTLVERSLMLVTALSPHIGYEKSATIAKKALAENLSLRESALALNFVTEAEFDLWVDATKMI, encoded by the coding sequence ATGCCCGATACTCACCAACAATACCGCATTGAAAAAGATTCTTTAGGAGAAATCAAAGTCGCAAATGATAAATTCTGGGGTGCTCAAACCGAACGCAGTCTGGCTAATTTTAAAATTGGAACTGAAAAGATACCAGCTTCCGTTATTTTAGCTTTTGCTCAATTAAAACGCGCTACTGCTATTGTCAACGAACAAAATAAGACTCTTGATCCACAGATTAAAGAGGCGATTGTTGCGGCAACAGACGCAATTTTGACTGGGGAATATATGGAGCATTTCCCACTTGTCACATGGCAAACTGGCAGTGGTACACAAAGTAATATGAATATGAATGAAGTCATTGCTCATTTAGCAAATCAACAATCTGAAGGCACAAAATTGACCATCCATCCTAATGACCATGTAAATATGTCGCAAAGTTCTAATGATACGTTTCCAACAGCAATGAATATTGCGGCTTATGATGCGGTTATTTCTGAATTAATTCCAGAATGTAAAAAAATGATTGAGGTTTTAGAAGAAAAAATAGAAGCTTATCAGAACCTAGTTAAAATTGGACGCACTCATCTGCAAGATGCAACACCTTTAACCTTTGGCCAAGAAATTAGTGGTTGGAAAACAATGATTGAACGTGGTCTGCATTTTATTGAAACGAGTAGTCAAAGTATATTAGAGTTAGCGATAGGTGGAACTGCTGTTGGGACTGGGTTAAATGCTCCTGCTGGCTTCGGTGAAGCTGTTGCCAATGAACTCAGCTTAGCTATGGGACATCCCTTTAAAAGTGCTCCAAATAAATTTTACGCCTTAACAAGTCATTCTGATTTAAGCTATACTCATGGTGCCATTCGTAGTTTGGCTAGTGATTTAATGAAAATCGCTAATGATGTACGCTGGTTAGCCAGTGGCCCCCGTAGCGGTATTGGTGAAATCACTATTCCAGCAAACGAACCTGGCAGTTCGATTATGCCTGGTAAAATCAATCCAACTCAGTCTGAGGCTCTCACAATGGTAGTTGCTCAAGTTATGGGAAATGATGTGACCATTAATGTAGCTGCTAGCCAAGGGAATTTTGAATTAAATGTTTATAAACCGGTTATTATTCTTAATTTTTTACAGTCTGTGAACTTATTAAGTGATGCTATGCGCTCTTTTAGACTGAATTGTTTAGTTGGTTTAGAAGCAAACGAAGCGGCTATGGGAACATTAGTTGAACGTTCACTAATGTTAGTTACTGCCTTAAGCCCACATATTGGTTATGAAAAAAGTGCAACGATTGCGAAAAAAGCGTTAGCTGAAAATTTATCCTTACGAGAATCTGCTCTTGCTTTAAATTTTGTCACAGAAGCTGAATTTGATTTATGGGTAGATGCTACTAAAATGATTTAA
- a CDS encoding dicarboxylate/amino acid:cation symporter has translation MGKVWQQYKASVLLLGGLIIGGIAGVVFGEKATVVQPLGDLFLNLMFVMLVPLVFFSISSAIANMNGMKRLGKIMGSTFFIFFATALVAAVVGYIGVVLYNPIKGIDVDSVKALMGTPEASSTADMGLLERIVNTLTVPDFHLLLSKSNMLQLIVFSILVGVSTSMADEAGKPVAKLLASGNAVMMKMVSVIMYYAPIGLGCYFASVIGTLGSKILGGYARSMILYVVIAVIYYLLFFSMYAFIAGGKAGLKIYWRNIAPPSITAIATCSSAASIPVNLEYAKKMGITPDIAETVIPLGANTHKDGSVIGGVIKIAFLFGIFGKEMTTPSAMVTVILGAFLVGAVMGAIPGGGMIAEMLIVNIFGFPLEAVPVIVIISTIIDMPATLINSSGNLASGMLVTRIVEGKNWLKDFLTDTPA, from the coding sequence ATGGGGAAAGTTTGGCAACAGTATAAAGCGTCAGTTTTATTATTAGGTGGATTGATTATTGGCGGAATTGCTGGAGTTGTGTTTGGAGAGAAAGCGACTGTAGTTCAACCATTAGGTGATTTATTTTTAAATTTAATGTTTGTTATGTTAGTGCCGTTAGTTTTCTTTAGTATTTCATCGGCTATAGCGAATATGAATGGCATGAAACGATTAGGAAAAATTATGGGAAGTACTTTTTTTATTTTTTTTGCGACAGCTTTAGTAGCTGCAGTTGTAGGGTATATCGGGGTTGTATTATACAATCCAATTAAAGGGATTGATGTAGATAGTGTCAAAGCTTTAATGGGGACACCAGAGGCGAGTAGTACAGCAGACATGGGTTTGTTAGAGAGAATAGTGAATACGTTAACGGTTCCAGATTTTCATTTGTTACTGTCTAAATCAAATATGCTTCAACTAATTGTTTTTTCAATTTTAGTCGGTGTATCTACATCAATGGCTGATGAAGCAGGAAAACCAGTTGCTAAATTATTAGCATCAGGAAATGCTGTGATGATGAAGATGGTTTCAGTGATTATGTATTATGCACCAATTGGATTAGGCTGTTATTTTGCTAGTGTAATTGGGACATTAGGATCAAAAATTTTAGGTGGGTATGCTCGGAGTATGATTTTATATGTAGTCATTGCAGTTATCTACTATCTTCTATTCTTTTCTATGTATGCCTTTATTGCAGGTGGAAAGGCAGGTTTAAAGATTTATTGGCGCAATATCGCTCCGCCATCAATAACTGCAATTGCTACATGTTCTAGTGCAGCCTCTATCCCAGTAAATCTGGAGTATGCGAAGAAGATGGGAATTACACCTGATATTGCTGAAACAGTCATACCTTTAGGTGCGAATACACATAAAGATGGATCAGTTATTGGCGGTGTCATAAAAATTGCCTTTTTATTTGGTATTTTTGGTAAGGAAATGACAACACCTTCAGCTATGGTTACAGTTATTCTTGGGGCCTTTTTAGTTGGAGCCGTAATGGGTGCAATACCTGGTGGCGGCATGATTGCAGAAATGCTAATTGTAAATATTTTTGGTTTTCCGTTAGAAGCAGTTCCTGTTATTGTCATTATTAGTACGATTATTGATATGCCTGCAACATTGATAAATTCTTCCGGGAATTTGGCATCAGGAATGTTGGTTACTCGGATTGTTGAAGGCAAAAATTGGCTAAAAGATTTTTTAACAGATACACCGGCTTGA
- a CDS encoding GtrA family protein, whose product MKLKGKKLISTYQEFLRYFFWGLIATGINLGLYELLILTVPIHYLVINGIVWVVTVLFGYYTNRRFVFKTPPKQLKETIYEASHFVGFRLVSGFFDTFTMWLLLTIFGINALWAKLAANLVASLINYVTSKQIVFKRGKRTTEEIQRDLEQENNLPTPDLTNQ is encoded by the coding sequence GTGAAACTAAAAGGAAAAAAATTAATTAGCACGTATCAAGAGTTTCTTCGTTATTTTTTTTGGGGTCTGATTGCAACAGGAATAAATTTAGGCCTCTATGAATTACTCATCCTAACAGTGCCTATTCATTATTTGGTTATAAATGGAATCGTCTGGGTCGTAACCGTATTATTTGGTTACTATACAAATCGGCGTTTTGTTTTTAAAACTCCCCCGAAGCAATTAAAAGAAACAATTTATGAAGCTAGCCATTTTGTTGGATTTCGTCTTGTTTCAGGTTTTTTTGACACTTTTACAATGTGGCTTCTTTTAACTATTTTTGGCATAAATGCTCTATGGGCTAAATTAGCTGCTAATCTAGTTGCTTCATTAATCAATTATGTAACAAGTAAGCAAATTGTCTTTAAACGTGGCAAACGCACGACTGAAGAAATTCAGCGTGATTTGGAACAGGAGAACAATCTCCCCACCCCTGACTTAACGAATCAATAA
- a CDS encoding deoxyguanosinetriphosphate triphosphohydrolase, with the protein MNWDQLLNDERRRKTTVNYAKSRDVRSAFENDYQRIVMSASFRRLQDKAQVFPLEKSDFIRTRLTHSLEVSTIAKSMGGMVAYHLLENQLDDAFTKEHAEKIPEVLACAGLLHDMGNPPFGHFGEESIREWFQENSHVLVYGDRTLAEVLDKSMLQDFFNFEGNAQVLRVISKLHYQFDEYGMNLTYATLNSIMKYPVSSTEINKKQIRSKKMGYFHADQQLFDEITESTGALNRRHPLTYLLEVADDIAYLNADLEDGIKKDIVSIAQILNEFEAVENPNRVTATVHQELIKRSERYKNHDDSFTGQQWIASSLRGQLINRSLEVFYENYEAIMAGTFNESLLDASEADQLVTTLQGLSRKYLYVDKGVVETELAGSEIIGSLLDMFIPAAIYYDSELSDRATQKSKRLMSLISDNYIGCYHKNAEGQTDEMKLYLRLLLITDFICGMTDSYAKDLYQKLHGLI; encoded by the coding sequence ATGAATTGGGACCAATTATTAAATGATGAACGTCGTCGTAAAACGACAGTGAACTATGCGAAATCAAGAGATGTTCGAAGTGCTTTTGAAAATGATTATCAACGAATTGTAATGAGCGCTTCTTTTCGTCGTTTACAAGATAAAGCTCAAGTCTTTCCATTGGAAAAAAGTGATTTTATTCGCACGCGTTTAACACATTCTTTAGAAGTATCAACAATTGCAAAATCAATGGGTGGAATGGTTGCCTATCATTTACTAGAGAATCAATTAGATGATGCCTTTACAAAAGAGCACGCAGAAAAAATCCCAGAAGTTTTAGCTTGTGCCGGCTTATTACATGATATGGGAAATCCACCTTTTGGGCATTTTGGTGAAGAATCAATTCGTGAGTGGTTTCAAGAGAATAGTCATGTACTTGTTTATGGAGATAGAACACTTGCTGAGGTCTTAGATAAAAGTATGCTACAAGACTTTTTCAATTTTGAAGGGAATGCTCAAGTCTTGAGAGTGATTTCAAAATTACATTATCAATTCGATGAGTATGGGATGAATTTAACCTATGCAACACTAAATAGTATTATGAAGTATCCTGTTTCTTCAACCGAAATTAATAAAAAACAAATTCGCAGTAAGAAAATGGGCTATTTCCACGCAGACCAGCAATTATTTGATGAGATAACAGAATCAACTGGGGCGCTGAATCGTCGCCATCCGTTAACTTATTTACTAGAAGTTGCCGATGACATTGCCTATTTGAATGCTGATTTAGAAGATGGAATCAAAAAGGATATTGTTTCAATTGCCCAAATTTTAAATGAGTTTGAAGCTGTTGAAAATCCAAATCGCGTGACTGCAACTGTTCATCAAGAGTTGATTAAGCGCAGTGAGCGTTATAAGAATCACGATGATAGCTTTACTGGTCAACAATGGATTGCTTCAAGTTTAAGAGGGCAGTTAATTAATCGTTCGCTGGAAGTTTTTTATGAAAATTATGAAGCGATTATGGCTGGCACGTTTAATGAATCGTTACTAGATGCTTCTGAAGCAGATCAATTGGTAACGACTTTACAAGGACTTTCAAGAAAGTATCTTTATGTCGATAAAGGCGTTGTAGAAACCGAATTGGCTGGAAGTGAAATTATTGGCTCTTTATTAGATATGTTTATTCCTGCAGCAATTTATTATGATAGTGAATTATCGGATCGAGCGACACAGAAGAGTAAACGGCTTATGTCTTTAATATCAGATAACTATATTGGTTGCTACCATAAAAATGCAGAAGGTCAAACAGATGAAATGAAGCTGTATTTACGCTTATTGTTAATTACCGATTTTATTTGTGGCATGACCGATAGTTATGCAAAAGATTTATATCAAAAATTACATGGTTTAATTTAA
- a CDS encoding glycerol-3-phosphate dehydrogenase/oxidase: MMKFSKQTRQDNIEKMQKAPLDLLVIGGGITGAGITLDAQDRGLQVGVLEMRDFASGTSSRSTKLVHGGLRYLKQFEIKVVQEVGQERAIVYENAPHVTTPLWMVLPFYKGGTFGSFTTAIGLEMYDHLAKVKKNERRYMLKPERAVEKEPYLKKNGLKGAGVYVEYRTDDARLTIEVLKKAAEKGAYIANYVKVERFIYDVDGRVKGVYFHDELTGETGQIYAKKIINASGPWVDDLRELDDSKKGKTMHLTKGVHLVIDESKFPISNAIYFDTPFDDKRMMFAIPREGKIYIGTTDTNYKGDPKEPGVTLADVEYILAAANQMFDITPIQVADVESSWSGVRPLIHEEGKDPSEISRKDEIFHSESGLFTIAGGKLTGYRKMSEKVVDQVMLELSIEEGRAYRKSATKNLILSGGDVGGGDLFDQFVAEKVEVGTHLGLDSLTAEALVHRYGSNVDEVYSYLKASQGSALEPVDYLMLHYGLEHEMVIKPIDYLLRRSSQLLFDSEHAKAVKELIVDEMAEYYDWDEAVRAEYLDEVEQQLTASTTFN, translated from the coding sequence ATGATGAAATTTTCTAAACAAACTAGGCAGGATAATATTGAAAAAATGCAAAAAGCACCGCTTGATCTTTTGGTTATTGGCGGTGGGATTACGGGAGCAGGAATTACGTTAGATGCGCAAGATAGAGGCTTGCAAGTAGGTGTTTTAGAGATGCGAGATTTTGCTTCTGGAACGTCTAGTCGTTCAACAAAATTAGTCCATGGAGGTTTGCGATATCTAAAACAATTTGAAATTAAAGTTGTGCAAGAAGTTGGGCAAGAACGTGCTATTGTTTATGAAAATGCCCCGCATGTTACTACACCTTTATGGATGGTACTCCCATTTTATAAAGGGGGGACTTTTGGATCCTTTACGACCGCTATTGGGTTAGAAATGTACGATCATTTAGCAAAGGTTAAAAAGAATGAACGTCGTTATATGTTGAAACCAGAACGAGCTGTTGAAAAAGAACCTTATCTAAAGAAAAATGGTTTAAAGGGTGCCGGCGTATATGTTGAATATCGAACAGATGATGCACGTTTAACAATCGAAGTTCTAAAAAAAGCTGCTGAGAAAGGGGCATATATTGCCAATTATGTTAAAGTCGAACGTTTTATTTATGATGTAGATGGTAGAGTTAAAGGCGTTTATTTTCATGATGAATTGACTGGGGAGACGGGTCAGATTTATGCGAAAAAAATTATTAATGCCTCAGGTCCGTGGGTGGATGATTTACGCGAGTTAGACGATTCTAAAAAAGGAAAGACGATGCATTTAACAAAGGGAGTTCATTTAGTTATTGATGAAAGCAAGTTCCCGATTAGTAATGCGATTTATTTTGATACACCTTTTGATGATAAACGCATGATGTTTGCCATTCCTAGAGAAGGAAAAATATATATTGGGACAACGGATACGAATTACAAAGGGGATCCCAAAGAACCTGGGGTAACTTTAGCAGATGTTGAGTATATTCTTGCTGCGGCAAATCAAATGTTCGATATTACGCCAATTCAAGTTGCAGATGTGGAATCTAGTTGGTCAGGAGTTAGACCATTGATTCATGAGGAAGGCAAGGATCCTTCCGAAATTTCTCGAAAAGATGAGATTTTTCATTCGGAAAGTGGACTGTTTACTATTGCAGGTGGAAAATTAACTGGTTATCGTAAGATGTCTGAAAAAGTGGTCGATCAAGTAATGCTTGAATTATCGATTGAAGAGGGACGGGCTTATCGAAAATCAGCGACTAAAAATTTAATTTTATCAGGTGGCGATGTTGGCGGTGGAGATCTTTTTGATCAATTTGTTGCTGAAAAAGTTGAAGTAGGTACTCATTTAGGGCTAGATTCATTAACAGCAGAAGCACTTGTTCATCGTTATGGCTCTAATGTTGATGAGGTATATAGTTATCTAAAAGCTAGTCAAGGGAGTGCGTTAGAACCAGTTGACTATTTAATGCTACATTACGGGCTGGAACATGAGATGGTGATTAAACCAATTGACTACTTATTGCGCCGTAGCAGCCAATTACTGTTTGATAGTGAACATGCAAAAGCTGTGAAAGAGTTAATTGTAGACGAGATGGCTGAATATTATGACTGGGATGAGGCAGTGAGAGCAGAGTATTTAGATGAAGTTGAGCAACAACTTACAGCTAGTACAACTTTTAATTAA
- the glpK gene encoding glycerol kinase GlpK: MEKKYVLAIDQGTTSTRAILFNKKGEIVHTSQREFTQYFPEPGWVEHDANEIWVTTLAVIAGVLIESDTKPTEIHSIGITNQRETTVVWDKNTGLPVYHALVWQSRQTSDIANQIIADGYEELVKSKTGLRVDAYFSGTKVRWILDNVEGARARAEKGDLLFGTIDTWLIWKLTGNKVHVTDYTNASRTMMFNIHELKWDDELLDILTIPKKMLPEVRSSSEVYGETVEYHMFGQRVPIAGVAGDQQAALFGQNCFEEGMIKNTYGTGCFILMNTGEKAVNSENGLITTIAYGLDGKVNYALEGSVFVAGSAVQWLRDGLKMFTDAGETEEYALRAGNSDGVYMVPAFVGLGAPHWDTDARGAIFGLTRGTSKDVFIRATLESIAYQSKDVMETMIKDSGIPITEMRVDGGAAKNNFLMQFQSDILNIEIKRPKVSETTALGAAYLAGLATGFWESIEDIKANWLLDKSYEPKMEDAERDVLYHGWEKAVTATRSFKN; the protein is encoded by the coding sequence ATGGAGAAAAAATATGTTTTAGCAATTGATCAAGGGACAACGAGTACGAGAGCGATTTTATTTAATAAAAAAGGAGAAATTGTGCATACATCACAGCGTGAGTTTACACAATATTTTCCAGAGCCTGGCTGGGTTGAACATGATGCCAATGAAATTTGGGTAACGACATTGGCTGTTATTGCAGGTGTTTTAATTGAGTCGGATACAAAGCCTACTGAAATTCATTCAATTGGGATTACAAATCAACGTGAAACGACGGTTGTATGGGATAAGAATACAGGATTGCCAGTTTATCATGCTTTAGTCTGGCAATCTCGTCAAACTAGTGATATTGCCAACCAAATTATAGCGGATGGTTATGAAGAATTAGTTAAAAGCAAAACGGGTTTGAGGGTAGATGCTTATTTTTCAGGAACAAAAGTTAGATGGATTTTAGACAATGTTGAAGGCGCCAGAGCTCGTGCTGAAAAAGGAGATTTATTATTTGGAACAATTGATACTTGGTTGATTTGGAAATTAACGGGAAATAAAGTCCATGTCACAGATTATACAAACGCTTCTAGAACGATGATGTTTAATATTCATGAGTTGAAATGGGATGATGAATTATTAGATATTTTAACGATTCCTAAAAAAATGTTACCAGAAGTACGCTCTTCTTCAGAAGTTTATGGAGAAACGGTTGAATACCATATGTTTGGACAGCGGGTTCCAATTGCTGGTGTTGCTGGAGATCAGCAAGCAGCTTTATTTGGTCAAAATTGTTTTGAAGAAGGAATGATTAAAAATACCTATGGAACAGGTTGTTTCATTTTAATGAATACTGGTGAGAAAGCTGTTAACTCAGAGAATGGTTTAATTACGACGATTGCTTACGGTTTAGATGGTAAAGTTAATTATGCGTTAGAGGGCAGTGTGTTCGTTGCTGGTTCGGCTGTTCAATGGTTGCGAGATGGCTTGAAAATGTTTACGGATGCTGGTGAAACTGAAGAGTATGCCTTGCGAGCCGGAAATTCGGATGGTGTTTACATGGTGCCAGCTTTTGTTGGGTTAGGTGCGCCGCATTGGGATACAGATGCCCGAGGAGCGATTTTTGGATTAACGAGAGGTACCTCAAAAGATGTCTTCATTCGCGCTACGCTAGAGTCGATTGCCTATCAGTCCAAAGATGTGATGGAGACCATGATTAAAGATTCTGGTATTCCAATTACAGAAATGCGTGTCGATGGTGGAGCAGCTAAAAATAATTTCTTAATGCAATTTCAAAGTGATATTTTAAATATTGAGATTAAACGACCAAAAGTTAGTGAAACAACAGCTTTAGGTGCAGCATATTTAGCGGGCTTAGCTACTGGTTTTTGGGAAAGTATTGAAGATATTAAGGCAAATTGGTTATTAGATAAGAGTTATGAACCTAAGATGGAAGATGCAGAACGTGATGTGTTATACCACGGTTGGGAAAAAGCTGTAACTGCAACAAGAAGTTTTAAAAATTAA
- a CDS encoding MIP/aquaporin family protein, producing the protein MESFYAELIGTMVLIVFGSGVVAGNLLIKSKAYNMGWVGITIAWALGVTLGVYVVAGGSAAHLNPAVTLAFAAIGAFPWSEVPQYIAGQLIGAFLGAIIVYLVYVKHWKVTEDKGAKLGVFATGPAIRSPFANLMTEAIGTFILVFGLLSIGANEFSVGLNPIIVGLLILGIGLALGGPTGYAINPARDLMPRIAHAILPIAGKGDSDWSYAWIPVVGPIIGALAGGFFYKVVYFESSIIGLIIFIIVLASLVIGTKEKN; encoded by the coding sequence ATGGAAAGTTTTTATGCTGAGTTAATTGGAACAATGGTCTTGATTGTTTTTGGAAGTGGTGTTGTTGCAGGAAATTTATTAATTAAGTCAAAAGCCTATAATATGGGCTGGGTGGGAATTACGATTGCCTGGGCTTTAGGTGTGACACTAGGTGTTTATGTTGTAGCAGGAGGTAGTGCTGCGCATTTAAATCCAGCTGTCACACTAGCATTTGCGGCAATCGGGGCATTTCCTTGGTCGGAGGTTCCTCAATACATTGCAGGGCAGTTAATTGGTGCTTTTTTAGGAGCTATAATTGTTTATTTAGTTTATGTGAAACATTGGAAAGTAACTGAAGATAAAGGCGCTAAATTAGGTGTTTTCGCAACTGGTCCAGCAATTAGAAGTCCATTTGCAAATTTGATGACAGAAGCTATTGGTACATTTATTTTAGTTTTCGGTCTATTATCAATCGGAGCAAATGAATTTTCAGTGGGCTTAAATCCGATTATTGTTGGATTACTGATCTTAGGGATTGGTTTAGCTTTAGGTGGACCAACAGGTTATGCAATAAATCCAGCTCGCGATCTAATGCCACGTATTGCTCATGCTATTTTACCAATTGCCGGTAAAGGCGATTCAGATTGGAGTTATGCTTGGATCCCAGTTGTCGGACCGATTATTGGTGCCTTGGCAGGAGGATTTTTCTATAAGGTGGTTTATTTTGAGTCTTCTATTATTGGTTTAATTATTTTTATAATTGTATTAGCTAGTTTAGTAATTGGAACAAAAGAAAAGAATTAA